The Amylolactobacillus amylophilus DSM 20533 = JCM 1125 genome contains a region encoding:
- a CDS encoding YneF family protein, protein MNTGIWILIVVIGILGGATGGFFLARNYMKKYFEKNPPINEEMISAMMSQMGQKPSAKKLNQMMASMKAQSKSSKK, encoded by the coding sequence ATGAACACAGGTATCTGGATATTAATCGTAGTAATTGGAATACTAGGTGGCGCCACTGGTGGCTTCTTCCTAGCGAGAAACTATATGAAGAAGTATTTTGAAAAGAATCCACCAATCAATGAGGAAATGATTAGTGCAATGATGAGTCAAATGGGTCAGAAGCCTTCTGCAAAGAAGCTTAACCAAATGATGGCCAGCATGAAGGCACAAAGCAAATCTTCTAAGAAATAG
- a CDS encoding DUF896 domain-containing protein: MNKEEKAKLVQRINELAAKKKAGELTAAEVEERKELHQIFLKDFRAGFRQTVENIKLVDEHGNDVTSEKAKAAQREKGLRQD; this comes from the coding sequence ATGAATAAGGAAGAAAAAGCCAAGTTAGTGCAGAGAATTAATGAGCTAGCGGCGAAGAAAAAGGCTGGCGAATTAACCGCTGCAGAGGTCGAGGAAAGAAAGGAATTACACCAGATTTTCCTGAAGGATTTCCGCGCCGGATTCAGGCAAACAGTTGAAAACATCAAACTGGTCGATGAGCACGGTAACGATGTTACATCCGAAAAAGCAAAGGCCGCACAAAGAGAAAAAGGATTAAGACAAGATTAG
- a CDS encoding ABC transporter ATP-binding protein, whose protein sequence is MDDEEQYRSIWSKNIPAKEQFKIMKRLFTFVKPFKWTFIIAVVGAFLVSVINMLLPRLLQYFMDNFLTKQTATVQIILGFAAIYAIGSILKAILQYIYYFMYSMGSERALEDVRRTIFRKLHNLGMRYFDQTPAGSIVSRVTNDTSTLADFWNVFATLIIALFSMITALVAMWTTNHTATFIVMAFIPILLFFVWLYTHFSSKLYRRFREKLSQINVKLNESIEGITVIQQFRQEKRIDGEFEQTNKEQLDTRNAMIRMNSFLLSPITSLLYSVALTFVLLYFGFPLHETFVPAGVVYAFANYTSNFFNPMADLMDSLTFFQDGVVAGSRIFRILDNDELAPAQENNPVAKITEGRIEFKHVNFSYDGKNPILNDVSFTVEPGQTLGIVGHTGSGKSSIINVMMRFYEYYEGEILIDGYNIKEFTKDELRAKLGLVLQDPFMFYGDVSSNIRLFNDKITDEQVRAAAEFVQADRFIDKLPKKYHARVIEGGAQFSGGQRQLLSFARTVVTNPKILVLDEATANIDTETESLIQDGLKKIRNGRTTLAIAHRLSTIADANQIIVLDQGRIVESGTHDELLAQKGYYYDLYTLQQTQV, encoded by the coding sequence ATGGATGATGAAGAACAATACCGGTCAATCTGGTCGAAGAATATTCCGGCAAAAGAACAATTCAAGATCATGAAGCGCTTGTTCACTTTCGTTAAACCGTTCAAGTGGACATTTATTATTGCGGTTGTGGGGGCATTCTTGGTGAGTGTCATCAACATGTTATTACCACGGTTACTCCAATACTTCATGGATAATTTCCTCACTAAACAGACCGCGACAGTGCAGATTATCCTGGGCTTTGCGGCCATTTATGCTATTGGAAGTATCCTGAAGGCCATTTTGCAATATATCTATTACTTTATGTATTCGATGGGCAGCGAACGTGCCTTAGAGGATGTGAGACGGACCATCTTTCGGAAGCTGCACAACCTCGGGATGCGTTACTTTGATCAGACACCTGCCGGCTCGATTGTTTCTCGTGTGACGAACGATACGAGTACGTTGGCGGACTTTTGGAACGTGTTTGCAACGTTGATTATCGCGCTATTCTCGATGATTACTGCACTAGTGGCCATGTGGACCACGAATCATACGGCCACCTTCATCGTTATGGCCTTTATTCCGATACTACTATTCTTTGTCTGGCTTTACACACACTTTAGTTCAAAGCTCTACCGGAGATTTCGTGAGAAGTTGAGTCAGATTAACGTTAAGTTAAACGAATCAATCGAAGGTATCACGGTCATCCAGCAATTCCGCCAGGAGAAACGGATTGACGGCGAATTTGAACAGACCAATAAGGAACAGTTGGATACAAGAAATGCGATGATTAGGATGAACTCATTCCTGCTATCACCGATCACATCTTTGCTCTATTCTGTTGCCTTAACCTTTGTTTTGTTATACTTCGGCTTCCCGCTGCACGAGACATTCGTGCCAGCCGGTGTTGTCTACGCATTCGCTAACTACACCTCGAACTTCTTCAACCCAATGGCTGATTTAATGGATTCGTTGACGTTCTTTCAGGATGGTGTCGTCGCTGGTAGTCGTATCTTTAGAATTCTCGATAACGACGAGTTGGCCCCTGCCCAGGAGAACAACCCAGTCGCTAAAATTACTGAGGGCAGAATTGAATTTAAACATGTCAACTTTTCATATGACGGTAAAAACCCAATTTTGAATGATGTGAGTTTCACTGTTGAACCTGGGCAGACGCTTGGTATCGTCGGCCATACCGGTAGTGGTAAAAGTTCAATTATTAACGTGATGATGCGGTTCTACGAATACTATGAGGGTGAAATTCTAATTGATGGGTACAATATCAAGGAATTCACAAAAGACGAGTTACGTGCGAAACTTGGCCTTGTACTACAGGACCCATTTATGTTCTACGGTGATGTTAGCTCGAACATTCGCTTGTTCAACGACAAGATAACTGATGAGCAGGTGCGAGCGGCCGCGGAATTCGTGCAGGCAGACCGCTTCATCGATAAGCTGCCAAAGAAGTACCACGCACGGGTTATTGAGGGTGGAGCACAGTTCTCCGGTGGTCAGCGACAACTACTTTCTTTTGCGAGAACAGTAGTCACTAATCCGAAGATCCTGGTGCTCGATGAGGCAACGGCGAATATCGACACAGAAACTGAGAGTTTGATACAAGATGGCTTGAAGAAAATCAGAAATGGCCGAACGACATTGGCGATTGCTCATAGATTATCGACCATTGCTGATGCAAATCAGATTATCGTGTTAGATCAGGGTCGAATCGTCGAGTCTGGCACACATGATGAATTACTGGCGCAGAAGGGCTATTATTATGATCTCTACACGCTCCAACAGACGCAAGTCTAA
- a CDS encoding ABC transporter ATP-binding protein: protein MGIFKKLGWYFKAERKRYTLGIGFLILTAIINLIPPRILGMMADQIDTGSITWERFFTLIGAILSAAILLYLFRYLWRTQIWGGAAKLEWTMRSKLFWHFMQMDETFYQKHRTGDLMAHATNDLSAIQQVAGAGVLTLVDSIVTGGSTIIAMMIFVDWRLTLVAMIPMPFLAVMARVLGTKLHDAFGHSQAAFSKLNNKTQESISGVKVIKTFGQEKEDTAEFDQMVDKTIQINKRVFKLDSMFDPLTTLIIGATYVITIIYGGMLVANKTITIGQLISFISYISAMVWPMFAIGRLFNVLERGSASYDRVMELMNEQSLIKEVNEQPSKLATGDLTYEVERFAYPDEPEHTTLSNINFTLPMGKTLGLVGRVGAGKSTIIKLLMREFDNYTGSIKIGEKNIKDIPLDDLLHAIGYVPQNNFLFSTSIRDNIRFANIDAEQSQVEAAAKKSALHDDILQFPRNYNTLVGENGVSLSGGQKQRLAIARALLKDPEILILDDALSAVDAKTEETILGHLKEDRKDATTIISAHRLTSVMHADEILVINDGRIVEQGTHESLLASRGWYYEMWEKQQLEVKVGGEIDG, encoded by the coding sequence ATGGGAATATTTAAGAAACTCGGCTGGTACTTCAAAGCCGAAAGAAAACGTTATACATTGGGAATCGGTTTTTTGATTCTGACAGCAATTATCAATTTGATCCCACCTAGAATCTTAGGTATGATGGCTGACCAAATTGATACGGGCTCAATTACTTGGGAGAGATTTTTCACGTTAATCGGCGCGATTTTAAGTGCAGCAATTCTGCTGTACCTATTTCGCTATTTGTGGCGCACCCAAATTTGGGGTGGCGCGGCCAAGCTTGAATGGACAATGCGTTCGAAGTTATTCTGGCATTTCATGCAGATGGATGAGACGTTCTATCAGAAGCATCGTACTGGTGATTTAATGGCACACGCCACAAACGACCTGAGTGCGATTCAGCAAGTCGCAGGGGCTGGGGTTTTGACACTGGTTGACTCAATTGTTACTGGTGGCTCGACCATTATCGCTATGATGATTTTTGTAGACTGGCGTTTGACCCTGGTTGCCATGATTCCGATGCCGTTCTTAGCCGTAATGGCTCGTGTGTTAGGTACGAAACTGCACGATGCATTCGGCCACTCACAGGCGGCGTTCTCTAAGCTGAATAATAAGACACAGGAGAGTATCTCTGGTGTGAAGGTCATCAAGACTTTCGGCCAAGAGAAGGAAGACACTGCGGAATTTGACCAGATGGTTGACAAGACCATCCAAATCAACAAGCGGGTCTTCAAGCTCGATTCTATGTTCGACCCTTTAACGACACTGATCATTGGTGCAACTTACGTGATTACCATTATTTATGGCGGGATGCTGGTTGCAAACAAGACAATTACAATTGGTCAGTTGATTTCGTTTATCTCATATATCTCAGCCATGGTTTGGCCGATGTTTGCAATCGGGCGCTTGTTCAATGTCTTGGAGCGTGGTAGTGCGAGCTATGATCGGGTGATGGAACTCATGAACGAGCAATCACTGATTAAGGAGGTCAACGAGCAGCCAAGTAAGCTGGCCACTGGTGATTTGACCTATGAGGTTGAACGTTTTGCTTATCCAGACGAGCCAGAACACACGACACTTTCAAACATCAACTTTACGTTGCCGATGGGTAAGACGCTTGGGTTGGTAGGTCGTGTTGGTGCAGGTAAGTCGACGATTATCAAGCTGCTGATGCGGGAGTTTGATAACTACACTGGTTCAATCAAAATCGGCGAGAAGAACATCAAGGATATCCCACTGGATGACTTGTTACATGCGATTGGCTATGTGCCACAGAACAACTTTTTGTTCTCAACTAGCATTCGTGATAATATTCGGTTTGCAAATATCGATGCCGAGCAGTCGCAAGTGGAGGCCGCAGCCAAGAAAAGCGCGCTCCATGATGATATCTTGCAGTTCCCGAGAAACTACAATACCTTGGTTGGGGAGAACGGGGTGTCGTTATCTGGTGGTCAAAAGCAGCGTCTAGCAATTGCTCGTGCACTTTTGAAAGACCCGGAGATCCTCATTTTGGATGATGCGCTGAGCGCGGTCGATGCCAAAACAGAAGAGACCATTCTGGGCCACCTGAAGGAAGATAGAAAAGATGCTACCACGATTATCTCTGCCCACAGGCTCACTTCTGTGATGCATGCTGACGAAATACTGGTAATCAACGATGGCCGGATAGTTGAGCAAGGCACGCATGAATCACTGTTAGCTTCACGTGGTTGGTACTATGAGATGTGGGAGAAACAACAATTAGAAGTCAAGGTAGGAGGTGAGATTGATGGATGA
- the lexA gene encoding transcriptional repressor LexA codes for MTKVHENKQIEILRFIYEAVEDRGFPPTVREIGQSVGLSSTSTVHGHLERLERKGYLVKDATKPRAIEVTDLGRELIGAKQKSIPMIGVVTAGQPILAVEDITDYFPVPPELENSDDEYFMLTVHGESMINMGILDGDNVIVKKQSSANNGDVVVAMTDEDEATIKRFYKENGHYRLQPENDYMDPIILDSVQILGKLVSLYRQSII; via the coding sequence ATGACAAAAGTCCACGAGAACAAACAAATTGAAATATTAAGATTCATCTACGAGGCAGTTGAGGATCGCGGGTTTCCACCAACCGTCCGAGAAATCGGTCAATCAGTTGGACTTTCTTCTACTTCGACCGTCCATGGTCACCTTGAACGACTAGAGCGCAAGGGCTATCTAGTCAAGGATGCCACAAAGCCACGGGCAATTGAGGTCACTGATTTAGGACGTGAATTAATTGGTGCGAAGCAGAAATCGATTCCGATGATCGGTGTCGTAACTGCGGGCCAGCCAATTCTAGCCGTTGAAGATATTACAGACTACTTCCCTGTACCACCTGAACTTGAAAATTCGGATGACGAGTACTTCATGCTTACTGTGCACGGTGAAAGTATGATTAACATGGGTATTCTTGATGGTGACAACGTAATTGTAAAGAAACAATCTAGCGCAAATAACGGTGATGTAGTTGTCGCAATGACCGACGAGGACGAAGCTACCATCAAACGCTTCTACAAGGAGAACGGTCATTATAGACTACAACCAGAGAATGATTATATGGACCCTATCATCTTGGATTCCGTTCAGATACTGGGGAAACTTGTCTCCCTCTACAGACA